One Solanum pennellii chromosome 9, SPENNV200 DNA segment encodes these proteins:
- the LOC107030370 gene encoding uncharacterized protein LOC107030370, which produces MTSCQYFISVSISNFSVRFDGTGYGSWRRTILVALSVRNKLDFIKAISNRPPENSPLFRQWQRYNDLVISWLTNSLSKDIARSVEYSELAKDIWGELKERYGKADASYFNRIKQLWDEIASVSSNQLTICTCGGNKKGEDEQKVYQFLMGVNDTYIQVRSNILMMKPIPTVSNVYNILLADEKRRQISCTSQFSSGSASFSAEASTSKPYSGSSKLTISSKKPGHSIDKCYRLHGFPSTFKFTRGSSSKKVFPHAEVDSSSDSQFDQQMSAILDLLKSNTLN; this is translated from the exons atgACGAGCTGCCAATACTTCATCAGTGTCTCCATCTCGAACT TCTCTGTTCGTTTTGATGGCACTGGTTACGGTAGCTGGAGAAGGACTATCCTAGTGGCTTTGTCTGTACGTAACAAATTGGATTTCATCAAAGCAATATCTAATAGGCCTCCTGAAAATTCTCCATTGTTTAGACAGTGGCAACGATACAATGATTTGGTGATATCTTGGTTAACTAATTCACTTAGCAAGGACATTGCTCGTAGTGTGGAATATTCTGAACTAGCCAAGGACATCTGGGGAGAACTCAAGGAGAGATATGGTAAAGCAGATG CTTCTTATTTCAATAGGATTAAACAACTGTGGGATGAGATTGCCTCTGTTTCTAGTAATCAGCTTACTATATGCACATGTGGGGGGAACAAAAAGGGTGAAGATGAGCAGAAGGTGTATCAGTTTCTAATGGGAGTGAATGACACCTACATACAAGTTAGAAGCAACATCCTAATGATGAAACCCATTCCTACTGTGAGTAATGTTTACAACATCCTTCTAGCTGATGAAAAACGGAGACAAATCTCTTGCACATCACAGTTTTCTTCAGGTTCTGCTTCTTTTAGTGCTGAGGCGTCCACTTCTAAGCCTTACTCTGGTTCATCTAAGCTGACCATTTCTTCAAAG AAACCTGGACATAGTATTGATAAATGTTACAGGCTTCATGGCTTCCCTTCAACTTTCAAGTTCACAAGAGGATCTAGTTCAAAGAAAGTGTTCCCTCATGCTGAGGTTGACTCTTCTTCTGACTCTCAGTTTGACCAACAGATGTCTGCTATTCTGGACTTACTAAAGAGCAACACTCTCAATTGA
- the LOC107030371 gene encoding uncharacterized protein LOC107030371, with amino-acid sequence MKLPPGLLVSDVSSTSAPLVCKLLKSLYGLRQASRQWYAKLSQALQSRGSTHSFNDYSLFTKGSGDSLVVLAVYVDDIVLTGPNSVEISALKQFLHHQFKIKDLGLLNCFLGIEVLYTPSGVLLHQPVCPLELHEKLQAGIGDSLPNPEVYRCLIRKLNFLNHTRPDLSFAIQHLSQFMHSPCVPHMKAALHILIYLKGTSDFGLFLNNSQDLALKVFCDSDWGACPDIRRSVTGFCFLLGGSLISWKSKKQPVVSLSSAEAEYRALSKAVAEVSWLTRLLGDFSLPDLSHVPIFCDNQAAIHIAKNPVFHERTKHIELDCHFVRDKLVAGLVSLHHTSTASQLADILTKSLTRAAHYFLLDYVIKVIVRDTNTRALDVG; translated from the exons ATGAAGCTTCCTCCTGGTTTATTAGTTTCTGATGTTTCTTCTACATCAGCTCCTTTGGTCTGTAAATTACTGAAATCTTTGTATGGGCTGCGTCAAGCTTCCAGGCAGTGGTATGCTAAGTTGTCCCAGGCTTTGCAATCCAGAGGGTCTACTCACTCCTTCAATGACTATTCTCTATTTACTAAAGGTTCTGGTGACTCTCTTGTAGTATTGGCTGTCTATGTTGATGACATCGTCCTCACTGGACCTAATTCAGTTGAAATTTCTGCCCTGAAACAATTTCTTCATCACCAGTTTAAGATCAAGGATTTAGGTCTGCTCAACTGCTTTCTCGGTATTGAAGTTCTTTACACCCCTTCTGGTGTCCTTCTCCATCAGC CTGTATGTCCATTGGAGCTACATGAGAAACTTCAGGCTGGCATCGGGGATTCTCTTCCTAATCCTGAGGTGTATAGGTGTCTTATTCGGAAATTAAACTTCCTTAATCATACTAGACCTGACTTGTCTTTTGCTATTCAACATTTGAGTCAATTTATGCACTCTCCCTGTGTTCCCCACATGAAGGCTGCTCTACACATTTTGATATACTTAAAGGGCACGTCTGATTTTGGCCTCTTTCTCAACAACTCTCAGGATCTAGCTCTCAAAGTGTTCTGTGACAGTGATTGGGGGGCTTGTCCTGATATTCGCAGATCTGTTACtggtttttgttttcttcttggTGGTAGTTTGATTAGCTGGAAGTCGAAGAAGCAACCTGTTGTCTCCCTTTCCtcagctgaagctgagtatCGTGCTTTGAGCAAGGCTGTAGCTGAGGTCAGCTGGTTAACTCGTTTATTAGGTGATTTCAGCCTTCCTGATTTGAGTCATGTTCCTATTTTTTGCGACAATCAGGCTGCTATTCACATTGCCAAGAACCCTGTCTTTCATGAACGAACCAAACATATCGAATTGGATTGTCATTTTGTCCGCGACAAATTGGTTGCTGGTTTGGTATCGTTGCATCACACTTCTACCGCCTCTCAACTTGCTGATATACTTACTAAGAGCTTAACCAGGGCTGCTCACTACTTTCTTCTTG ATTATGTGATAAAAGTAATTGTTAGAGATACTAATACTCGTGCACTAGATGTGGGCTGA